In Cellulomonas sp. JZ18, the DNA window CGCCCACGAGCACGGGGAAGCCGTCGGCGACGAGCTGGGGCAGGTGCGCCAGGAGCGGCCAGTTGCTCGTCCCCGTCTTCGCGAACCCGAGGCCCGGGTCCAGCACCACCTGCTCGTCGCGCACACCCGCGGCCCGCAGCGCCTCGACCCGGGCGGCGAGCTCGCGGCGCACGTCGGCGACCACGTCGTCGTACCGGTCGTGCGCGTCCATGACGTCGGCGTGGCCGCGCCAGTGCATCGCGACGTAGGCCGCCCCGGTGCGCGCCACGACGGCGGCCATCTCGGGGTCCGCCATGCCGCCGGAGACGTCGTTGACGAGCACGGCACCGGCCTCGACGGCGGCCTGCGCCACGGAGGCCCGCGTGGTGTCGACGCTGACCGCGGCCCCCTCGGCCGCGAGCCGCCGCACGACCGGCAGCACGCGGGCGCGCTCCTCCTCGACGGGCACGCGCGCGGCTCCCGGCCGCGTCGACTCCCCGCCGACGTCGAGCAGGTCGGCCCCCTGCGCGGCCAGCTCGAGGCCGTGCGCGACCGCCGCGTCGGGGTCGAACCAGCGCCCGCCGTCCGAGAACGAGTCGGGCGTGACGTTGACGACGCCCATGACGAGCGTGCGTGCCGGGGCGCGCAGCGGCGCCGGCAACGCGGCGAGACGCTGCTGCGCGGTCACGGGCACGCCGCCCGCGCTCAGCGCCCGGCGACGAGGCTCATGGCCTCGGCGCGCGTGGCGACGTCGCGCATCTGACCGCGGACCGCCGACGTCACGGTGCGGGAGCCGGGCTTGCGCACGCCGCGCATCGACATGCACAGGTGCTCGCACTCGACGACGACGAGCACCCCGCGCGGCTGCAGCACGTCGACGAGCGCGTCCGCGACCTGCGACGTCAGGCGCTCCTGCACCTGCGGCCGGCGCGCGTACACGTCGACGAGGCGGGCCAGCTTCGACAGCCCGGTGATGCGGCCGTCCTCGCCGGGGATGTAGCCGACGTGCGCGACGCCGTGGAACGGCACGAGGTGGTGCTCGCAGGTGGAGTACACCTCGATGTCGCGCACGAGGACCATCTCCTCGTGGCCCAGGTCGAACGTCGTCGTCAGGACGTCGCGCGGCTCCTGGTACAGCCCGGCGAAGATCTCGCGGTAGGCGCGCGCCACCCGGCCCGGCGTCTCGCGCAGACCCTCGCGGTCGGGGTCCTCGCCCACGGCGAGCAGCAGCTCGCGGACCGCGCGCTCGGCGCGCTCCTCGTCGAACGGACCGACGGCCCTGCCGGCGCCGCGGCCCGTGTCACCGATCGGCACGATGACCGAGTCCGGGTCCCGCCGGGTCACGTCCTGCTCGGTCACGCCCGCCTCCGTCCGCTCCCCCACGTCAGTGCTGCCCGCCGGTGTCCGGGGTCTGGCCGGGCGGCACCTCCACGACCGCGGTCGCCGGACGCTCGCCGCTCGCCGCGGCTGCCTCGTCCTGCGGGACGACCGGGTGGCCGTTCTGCGCCGCCTTCTCGGCCGGCGTCATGACGGGTCCGCGGTCGCTCACCGCGCGGTCCTCGCCCGAGAGCCACACGTCGCGCGGGGGGCGCTTGGTGATCGGCGCGAAGACCTGCGCGAGCTGCTCGGCGTTCAGCGTCTCCTTCTCGAGCAGCTCGAGGACGAGGTGGTCGAGCACGTCGCGGTACTCCACGAGGATCTCGCGGGCCTCGTCGTGCGCGCGCTCGATGAGCGCCCGCACCTCGACGTCGATCGCCGCCGCGACGTCCTCCGAGTAGTCGCGCTGGTGGCCCACGTCGCGACCGAGGAAGACCTCGCTCGACTCCTGGCCGAGCTTGATCGCGCCGAGGCGCGCGCTCATGCCGAACTGCGTGACCATCTTCCGCGCGGTCGCGGTGGCCTTCTCGATGTCGTTGCTGGCGCCCGTGGTGGGGTCGTGGAAGACGAGCTCCTCCGCGACGCGGCCGCCCATCGCGTACGCGAGCTGGTCGAGCAGCTCGTTGCGCGTCGTGGAGTACTTGTCCTCGACCGGCATGACCATCGTGTAGCCGAGGGCGCGCCCGCGCGGCAGGATCGTCACCTTCGTCACCGGGTCGGTGTAGCGCAGCGCCGCCGCGACCAGGGCGTGCCCGCCCTCGTGGTACGCGGTGATCTTCAGCTCCTTGACGTTCATCACGCGGGTGCGCTTCTGCGGCCCGGCGATGACGCGGTCGATCGCCTCGTCCAGCGCGTGGTCGTCGATGATCTGCGCGTTCTTGCGCGCGGTGAGCAGCGCCGCCTCGTTGAGGACGTTCGCGAGGTCGGCACCCGTGAAGCCGGGCGTGCGGCGCGCGACGGCCGTGAGGTCGACGTCCGGCGCCATCGGCTTGCCCTGCGCGTGCACCTGCAGGATGCGCTCACGGCCCTTGAGGTCCGGCGGCTCGACGGCGACCTGGCGGTCGAAGCGACCGGGGCGCAGCAGCGCGGGGTCGAGGATGTCCGGCCGGTTGGTCGCGGCGATGAGGATGACGTTCGTCTTGACGTCGAACCCGTCCATCTCGACGAGCATCTGGTTGAGCGTCTGCTCGCGCTCGTCGTGCCCGCCGCCGAGGCCCGCGCCGCGGTGCCGGCCGACGGCGTCGATCTCGTCGACGAAGATGATCGCCGGCGAGTTCTCCTTCGCCTGCTGGAACAGGTCGCGCACGCGGCTCGCGCCGACGCCGACGAACATCTCGACGAAGTCCGAGCCCGAGATCGAGTAGAACGGGACGCCCGCCTCGCCCGCGACGGCGCGCGCGAGGAGCGTCTTGCCGGTGCCGGGCGGGCCGTACAGCAGCACGCCCTTGGGGATCTTCGCGCCGACGGCCTGGAACTTGGCGGGCTCGGAGAGGAACTCCTTGATCTCCTGGAGCTCCTCGAGCGCCTCGTCCACGCCCGCGACGTCGGCGAACGTGACCTTCGGCGACTCCTTGCTCACGAGCTTGGCGCGCGACTTGCCGAAGCTCATGACGCGCGAGCCGCCGCCCTGCATGTTCGACATCAGGAACCAGAACAGGCCCAGGATGATGACGAACGGCAGCAGGATGCCGAGCAGGCTGCCCCACCAGGACGGCTGCGGCACCTTCGACGTGAAGCCCTCGGCGGGGTCGGCCGCGGTCACCGCGTCGACGACCTGCTCGCCCTGCGGCGTCACGTAGAAGAAGTAGACCTGCGTGCCGAGGTCCGTGTCCTCGTCGGGCTTGTACGCCTCGGAGAGGGTCAGGTCGACGCGCTGCGTGCCCTCGGTGATGAGGACCTGCTCGACCTTGCCGTCCTCGAGCAGCTCGAGGCCCGTGGACGTGTCGACCTGCTGGACCGCGGGGACGCGCAGCATGCTGAAGGCGACCACCGTGAGGACGACGGCCAGTGCGACCCACAGCAGGGGGCCGCGGACGAGACGCTTGAGGTTCATGGGCGATCGGGGCCTGGCCCCTCATCCTCCGCTCGCAGGGACACCGGGCCTCGACGGTACACGGCGGCGCTGGACGTTCCCTGGGTGTTCGCCCAGGGCACAGCCGCGCGGTGGACCGGCGTCCGGTCGGGTCAGTCGCCGTACACGTGCGGGGCGAGGGTGCCCACGAACGGCAGGTTGCGGTACCGCTCGGCGTAGTCCAGGCCGTAGCCGACGACGAACTCGTTCGGGATGTCGAAGCCGACGTAGCGCACCGGCACCTCCACCTTGGCGGCCTCCGGCTTGCGCAGCATCGTCGCGATCTCGACGGACTCCGGCCCGCGCGAGCGCAGGTTCGACAGCAGCCAGCTGAGCGTCAGCCCGGAGTCGATGATGTCCTCGACGATGAGGACGTTCTTGCCGGTGAGGTCGGTGTCCAGGTCCTTGAGGATCCGCACGACGCCGGACGACTTCGTGCCCGACCCGTAGGACGAGACGGCCATCCAGTCCATCGCGAGCGGCACGCTCAGCCGCCGGGCCAGGTCCGCCATCACCATGACCGCGCCCTTGAGCACGCCGACGAGCAGCACCTCCCGCCCGGCGTAGTCCGCATCGATCTGCGCCGCGATCTCGTCGAGCCGCGCGTGCAGCTGCTCCTCGCTCAGCAGCACCCGCTCGAGGTCGTCGCCCATGTCCGACGCGTCCACGTCTCACTCCCGCCCGTCGTGCTCGTCGTCGTCGCGCCGCCGCGCGCGGGCCGCTGCACCCGACGTGGCGTCGGGCCGGCCGAGGTAGAGCCTGCCACACGCCCGGCGTGCGACCCGTCCGCCCGGCAGGTGCGCGTCGCCCTGCCCCCGCCAGTCGACGACGAGCGCCTCGACCGCCAGGACGTGCGTGCGCGCGAGGGCGCCCGCGGGGACCCCCGCGCGCGTCGCCGCGGTGTGCAGCGCGCGCCGCCGCAGCGCCGCGGGCGCGGCCGCGAGGGCGTCGACGTCGAGCGCGAGGACGTCCCCGTCCCCCGGTCGCAGCGCGTCCGCGAGCAGGTCGGCCGCGAGCGCGTCGAGGGCGTCCGCGGACTCGGCGAGGGCGTCGGCCGTGCGCGCGAGCGCCGGTGCGACGCCGGGGCCGAGGACCTCCTCCAGCAGCGGCAGGACGTCCCGCCGGACACGGCTGCGCAGCGGCAGCGCACCGGCGTCCGGCCCGGTGCCCGCCCCGCGCCCGTTCGTGGGGTCCTGCCACGGGACGAGCCCCTGCGCGGCGCACGCCGCCTCCGTGTCGGCGCGGCGCAGCGCGAGCAGCGGACGGCGGAGCACGCCACGCACCGGGCGCATGCCCGCCAGCGCGCGCTCGCCGGAGCCCCGCGCGAGCGCGAGCAGCACGCCCTCCGCCTGGTCGTCGAGCGTGTGGCCGAGCAGCACCGCGGCGGCGCGCTCCTCCCGGGCCACCTCGTGCAGCGCGCCGTACCGGGCCTCGCGCGCCGCGGCCTCCGGACCGCCCGCGGCGCCGACGTCGGCGCGCACCACGCGCACCGGGTCGAGGCCCAGCGCGCGGCACGCGTGCGCCGCGGTCTCCGCGACCGCGGCCGACCCCTCCTGCAGACCGTGGTCCACGACGACCGCACCGGCGACGAGGGCGCTGCCCGTGCGCGCGCGGCGCCGCGCCTCGTGCGCGAGACCCGCCGCGAGCGCGAGGGAGTCGGCACCGCCCGAGCACGCGACGAGCACGGTCGCGCCGCCCGGGACGTCCGCGAGCGCGCGCCGCACCGCCGTGCGCACCGCGGCGACGGCGGGGGCCGGTCCGCTCACCCGTGCACGCGCCGCACCCACGCGGCCGGGTCGCCGACCTCGGCGGCCGTCGGCAGCGCGGCGGCGCCCGACCACACCGCGTTGAACCCGTCGGGACCCACCGTGCGGCGCACGGCCCGCACGAACGCCGCGCCGTCGCGGTACTGCGCCAGCTTGAGGTCGAGGCCGAGCAGGCGACGCAGCACGCGCTCGACCCCGCCCGCGCGCGCCGCCTGGTCGCGCCGGCGCTCGAACGCGCGGCGGATGCTGCGCACGCTCGGCACGACCCGGGGGCCGACCTCGTCCATCATCACGTCCGCGTGCCCCTCGAGCAGCGCCATGACCGCGCTGACCTCGTCGAACACGGTCCGCTGCCGCGGCGTGAGCACCTGGAGCACGCCCCCCGACCCCTCCGGGCCGGTGACGGCGCGCACGAGGGCGCCGAGCAGGTCCTCGAGGCGCGGCCCCGCCGTCCGCGCCGCGCGGTCGCGGGGCCGGTCGGGGCGGGGCGCGAGGTCGGCGAGGTCGGACAGCAGCTCGGCGGAGCGGGCGCGCAGGTGCGCGGCGAGCCACGGGGCCGCGGCGAACTGCAGGGCGTGCGTCTGCTCGTGCAGCGACACCCAGAGCCGGAAGTCGTGCGGGTCCACGCCGAGCGCCCGCTCGACCTGCAGCACGTTCGGCGCCACGAGCAGCAGCCGCCCGACCTCCCCCTCACCCGCCGTGAACGGGTCGAACTGCCCCAGCACCTTCCCCGCCAGGAGCGCGAGCACGCCGCCCGCCTGCGCGGCGGCGGCGAGGCGGGCCGCGTCCGGGACCTCGACCGGGGTGCCGTCGCTGCGCCGCGCGAGCGGGGCGGCCATGACGGCGAACATCTCCGCGTTGGCCTGCGCCCAGCGCGGCCGGTCGACGACGTGGACGCGGGCGAGGACGTCCGCCGGCCGCCCGTCCGCGGGGGCCATGCCCGTGGCGTCCACCACGTGCCGTGCGGCGACGCCCGCCGACGTGCGCAGCTCGGCGACGAGCGCCGCGAGCTCGTCCCGGCCGGCCGTCGGGCCCGGCGCGGCGAGGCGTCCGGCGACGCGGGCGGCGGCGTGCCAGTCGACGGGTCCGGCGGTGGCGGGGTCCATCGGGTCACGGTAACCCCGCGGCAGGCCGCGGGGCGGGCCGGGCCGGGCCCGGTCCACGGCCCGGTCGACCGAGCGGCCCGCGTCACCGCGGCCGGCGGCGTCCGGGGTCCTCCGGGGTCAGCGGCAGCCGCAGGCGGCGAGCGCGGTGACGAAGCCGTCCACCGCCTGCCGCGGCGCCCACTGCCCGCCCGGGGGCGTCTGGTCCGCCATCACGACGAACGCGAGCTGACGCCGCTGCGCGTCCAGCACGGTGCCGGCCAGCGACGTCACCGCGGGCAGGCTGCCCGTCTTGGCGCGCACGAGCCCCCGTGCGGGCGAGGACGTGAAGCGGTCGTGCAGCGTGCCCGTCAGGCCGGCGACGGGCATCCCCGTCCCGACGTCCCGCAGCGTCGGGTGCGCGGGGTCCGCCGTGAGGCGCACCAGGTCGACGAGCAGCGACGGCGACAGCGACGACGTCGTCGCCAGGCCCGACGCGTCCACGAGCCGCGCGCCGGTCACGTCGACGCCCAGCGCCCCCACCGCGCGCAGCACCGCCTGCGTCCCGCCCTCGAAGCTGCCCGGCAGGCCCGCGTCGACGGCGACCAGCCGCGCGACCACCTCGGTGACCGTGTTGTCCGAGGTGTCGAGGAAGTAGTGCGTGACGTCGGCGATCGGGGCCGACTCGACGCGCGCCAGCTCGGGGCCCTCGGCGGGCGAGGACGCACGCGTCGGCCTCCCCTGCACGGTGACGCCGGCCTCGGCGAGCCGCTGCGCGAAGACCTCCGCCGCCGCGACCGACGGGTCGGCCGCGCGCGGCGGGTAGTCGCCGGGGCGGAGCTTGGCGAGGTCGACGGCGAGCGGCGTGACGGGGGCGGTGAAGCCCATGTCGACGTAGTCGGGGTCCCAGACCGGGTGCTCGGTCGGTCCGCTGAAGAGGGTGTCGTCGACGACGAGCTCGACCGTCGTCGTGCCGCGCAGCGCCAGCGCACCCGCCGTGGCACGCGCGAGGTCCGCCATGCCGGCGTGCCCGAGCACGGCGTCGGGGTCCCCCTCGCCCGCGGCGAGCATCACGTCGCCGCCGGCGACGAGGGCGATGCGGTCCCCGTCGAGCGCGAGCACGCGCGTCGCGAGCCGGGCGTCGGGGTCCAGCTGCGAGAGCGCCGCGACCCCGGTGAGGAGCTTGGCCGTGGACGCGGGCACGCGGCCCGCGTCCGGCTGGTGCGCCGCGAGCACGTCGCCCGTCAGCTGGTCGGCCACCACCACACCCACCGAGGGGCCCAGGCGCGGGTCCGCGACGAGCGCGTCCACGAGCGCCTGCACACCCGCCGACGACGGCGGCGGCACCTGCGGGTCGAGGTCCGCCAGGGCCCGCGCGACGGCTGTCGGCTCGGTCGCGCCGGGCGCCGTCGGGAACGGCGACGGGTCCGGCACGGGCGGTGCGAGCGTCACCAGCCCGGGGACGACGTCGTGGGCGTCCGCCGTCGCGTACGCCCCCGCGCCGAGCACGAGGACGAGCGCGGCGGTGCCCGCCACGCGCGCCGCTGTGGTCATCGTCACCCGCCCTGCTCGTGCGGGTACCGGTACCGCCCCGCCGGTGCGCCACACTACTGTCCGAGACAACGGCGCCCGGGGAGACGACGCGCCCAAGGTCACCTGAGTCCGCACCGAGGGCCGGCGGGTGGGGACGCGTGGAGGAAGCACAGTGGAGTTCGACGTCACGATCGAGATCCCCAAGGGGCAGCGCAACAAGTACGAGGTGGACCACGCGACCGGGCGCATCCGCCTCGACCGCATGCTCTTCACCTCGACCCGCTACCCCGACGACTACGGCTTCATCGAGGGGACCCTCGGTGAGGACGGCGACCCGCTCGACGCGCTCGTGCTGCTCGAGGAGCCCACGTTCCCGGGCTGCCTGATCCGCTGCCGCGCGCTCGGCATGTTCCGCATGCGCGACGAGGCCGGCGGCGACGACAAGGTCCTGTGCGTCCCGACGGGCGACCAGCGCGCCGCCTGGCGCCAGGACATCGACGACGTGTCGGACTTCCACCGCCTGGAGATCCAGCACTTCTTCGAGGTCTACAAGGACCTCGAGCCCGGCAAGTCCGTCGAGGGCGCCCACTGGGTGGGCCGCGCCGAGGCGGAGGCCGAGATCGAGCGCTCGCGCCAGCGGGCGATCGACGCCGGGTACGACACGGGCCACTGACCGCCGCCCCGCCGCGGCGCACGACGACGCCCGGCCCCCTCCTGCGAGGGTGGCCGGGCGTCGTCGCGTCCGGGCCCGCCGGGACCGACGAGGCCGGCGGGACGCCGCAGGGTCAGGGGCGGCCGGCGAACGGCATGGTGCCCGACCAGCGCATCGCGACCTGGCGCAGCGGGACCCCGGGGCGTGACGCCTCGACGATCTGGCCGTTGCCGGCGTAGACGGCGACGTGCGTGATGGAGTCGGGGTTGTTCGGGTTGCTGCCCCAGAACACGAGGTCGCCGGGGCGCATCTGGTCGTAGGAGATCTTGAGGACCTGCTTGTACTGCTCCCTGGACGTGCGGTTGAGGTTGACCCCTGCGGAGCGCCACGCACCGGAGGTCAGGCCCGAGCAGTCGTACCCGTTCGGGCCCGTGCCGCCCCAGACGTACGGCAGGCCGATCTTGCTCTGCGCCCACGCGACGGCGGCGGCGCCGGCGGCGGCGGAGCCGCGCGAGGTGCCCGTACCGAGCCCGTAGGGGGTGCTCGGGGCGGGTGCCGGAGCGGGGGCGGGGCGGGCGCAGGTGCGGGGGCAGGGGCGGGCGCCGGTGCGGGCGCCGGTGCGGGGGCAGGGGCGGGGGCCGGTGCGGGGTTGGCCGGGGCCGGGTTCACGGGGGACGGGTTCGCGGGGGCGGGCGCCGGGTTCGCGGGCGCCGGGTTGGCCGGGGCCGGTGCGGCCGGGGCCGCGGAGCCTCCGGACGGTGCGGCCGCCGGGCGCAGGCGCTCCGCCTGCGCCGCGGCCTCCGCACGGGCCCGGCGCTCGGCGTCGAGCGCGTCCTGGCGGGCGCGCTCGACCTCGGCGCTCGTCTGGCGGGCGGCCGCGAGCGCGGCGATGAGGCCCTCGCGCTCGGCCTGGCCGGCACTCAGGGAGGCGTCGGCGGCCGCCTGCGCGTCCTGCGCCGCCGCGAGCGCGTCCTCGGCGGCGGCCGCGGCGTCCTCGGCCTCGGCCGCGGCCTGCGTCGACCGCTTCTGCATCGTCTCGGCGACGAGCAGCGCGGCCTTGAACGCCTGGACGGCCTCGTCGGCCTTGCCGGTCGCACGGTTGAGCGCCGTGGACCGCCGGGCGACGTCCTGGAAGCCGTCGGCCGACAGCACGGCCTCCAGCGCCTCGACCGAGCCGCCCGAGCGGGCGAGCTGCCGGGCCACCGCGACGAGCCGCTGGCGCGCCTCCTCCGCCTCGGCGCCGGCGGCCTCGGACCGGGCCGCGGCCTCCTGCGCACGGGCCCGTGCGGCGTCCGCGTCGGCGAGCGCCTGCGCGTAGTCCTCGCCCGCCCCCTGGACCGCGACCTCGGCGGCGTCCGCCGAGGCGGCGAGCTCCGCGAGGCGCACCTCCATCTGCGCGACCGACCGCTGCGCCTGGCCGACGGCGGCACGGGCGTCGCGCACGTCCCGGTCGCTCGGCGCGGCGTCCGCGAGCGTCGCGGGCGACGCGACGAGGCCCAGCGTCAGCAGGCCGACGGGGGCCACCGCGAGCACGCGCCGGTGGCGCGTCCAGGCGCCCGGCCGGGCGGTGGCGCGGGGGGCGGCGAGGTCGGCGCGGGGTGCGGCGGCAGCGCGCGGGCGGGTGTCCGCCGGGCCGTCCGTCGGGGCGGCCGCGGGCGTCGTGTCGTCGTGCACCTTCGGCACGCTACCCGCGCCTCTCCCTCTGGTGAACACCTGTCACACACGTCCCAGAAGTCACATCCGTGTGGTTCGGGAGCAACCCGGACAGACCTTCTCGGCCGACCGGGTGAACCCCTCGTCCGGGCCCTCCCGCGAGCGCCGGGACGTCGGCGCGCGGCCCCTTCGGTACCGGCCGTTCGTCCCAGTGGGCGAGACGCGCGTACCGCCTCTCGGGACGCCGCACGTACGCTCGGTCACATGTCCCGCCGAATGTGTCGCTGACCAGCGCACGCTCGGCCGTACCCGCGGCCGGTCGCTCCACGCGGCCGCCGCCGAGCCCCGGCTCGTCCCGTGCGCACCACCCCCGCGGGCGGGCGACGGCAGCGCGCTCCTCGGGTCTCCCCCGTCCCGACCGCCGGTCCCCGGCGCCGCCCCCAGGAGCAGCACCCATGAGCAACGAGAGCTGGAGCTTCGAGACCCGCCAGATCCACGCGGGCCAGACCGCCGACGCCGCCACCGGCGCCCGCGCCCTGCCGATCTACCAGACGACGTCGTTCGTCTTCGACTCCGCGCAGCAGGCGGCGGACCGGTTCGCGCTCAAGGAGCTCGGCCCCATCTACACGCGCATCGGCAACCCCACGCAGGAGGTCGTCGAGAACCGCATCGCGGACCTCGAGGGCGGCGTCGGCGCGCTGCTGCTCGCGTCCGGCCAGGCGGCCGAGACGTTCGCGATCCTCAACGTGGCGGAGGCCGGCGACCACGTCGTCGCGAGCCCGTCGCTCTACGGCGGCACGTACAACCTGCTGCACTACACGCTGCCGAAGCTTGGCATCGAGACGACGTTCGTCGCCGACCCGCACGACCCGCAGGCGTGGCGCGACGCGGTCCGGCCGAACACCAAGCTCTTCTTCGCCGAGACCATCCCGAACCCCAAGTCCGACGTGCTGGACATCGAGTCGGTCGCGGGCGTCGCGCACGAGGTCGGCGTGCCGCTGGTCGTGGACAACACCGTCGCGACGCCGTACCTGGTCAACCCGCTGCAGTGGGGCGCCGACGTCGTCGTGCACTCGGCGACGAAGTACCTCGGCGGGCACGGCTCGGCGATCGGCGGCGTGATCGTCGACGGCGGCACGTTCGACTACGCGCAGCACCCCGAGCGCTTCCCGAACTTCAACCAGCCCGACCCGTCGTACCACGGGCTCGTGTTCGCGCGGGACCTCGGCGTCGGCGGCGCGTTCGGCGTCAACCTCTCCTACGTCCTCAAGGCGCGCGTGCAGCTGTTGCGGGACCTCGGTGCCGCGATCAGCCCGTTCAACGCGTTCCTCATCGCGCAGGGCATCGAGACGCTGTCGCTGCGCGTCGAGCGGCACGTGGCCAACGCGCAGAAGGTCGCGGAGTGGCTCGAGGCGCGCGAAGACGTCGTGCGGGTGCACTACGCGGGCCTGGAGTCCAGCCCGTGGCACGCGAACCAGCTGAAGTACGCTCCCCGGGGCGCCGGTGCCGTCCTCGCGTTCGAGCTCGAGGGCGGCTCGGCAGCCGGTCAGGCGTTCGTCTCGGCGCTCGAGCTGCACTCGAACGTGGCGAACATCGGGGACGTGCGCTCGCTCGTCATCCACCCGGCGTCGACGACGCACAGCCAGCTGACCCCCGAGGAGCAGGAGCTCTCGGGCGTGACGCCGGGCCTCGTGCGGCTCGCGGTCGGCATCGAGCACGTCGACGACATCCTGGCCGACCTGGACGCCGGCTTCCGGGCCGCCAAGGGCGCCTGAGCACGGACCGCGACACGAGGAGCACCACCCGCATGACGACGCCCCGCCCCGCCCCGGCACCCCCGCACCGTCCGACGCGTCCCCGCGCGTCCCGGTGCGGCGATGCCGGGCGGGGCGGGCGACGCCGCCGGCGCCGCGCCCGACCTGGGCCGGTGGACGCGCCGCGGGGCCACCCTGGGCGCGCGGCGGCCGCTGCCCGCCCGCGGACCGGTCCCCGCGAGCGCGGCGTGGCGCGACGGGGACCCCGTCGGGCGACGGCAGTTCGCGGACCTCGGCCCGTTCGCGC includes these proteins:
- the folP gene encoding dihydropteroate synthase, with protein sequence MGVVNVTPDSFSDGGRWFDPDAAVAHGLELAAQGADLLDVGGESTRPGAARVPVEEERARVLPVVRRLAAEGAAVSVDTTRASVAQAAVEAGAVLVNDVSGGMADPEMAAVVARTGAAYVAMHWRGHADVMDAHDRYDDVVADVRRELAARVEALRAAGVRDEQVVLDPGLGFAKTGTSNWPLLAHLPQLVADGFPVLVGASRKRFLGHLLAGPDGTPAAPAARDHATAAVTALAAAAGVWAVRVHEVAASADAVRVAAAWRAAGGTGEDARDVGRDDVEGRDDVEGGTDRGRATGRVGHAAGRTPGPEGVR
- the folE gene encoding GTP cyclohydrolase I FolE → MGDTGRGAGRAVGPFDEERAERAVRELLLAVGEDPDREGLRETPGRVARAYREIFAGLYQEPRDVLTTTFDLGHEEMVLVRDIEVYSTCEHHLVPFHGVAHVGYIPGEDGRITGLSKLARLVDVYARRPQVQERLTSQVADALVDVLQPRGVLVVVECEHLCMSMRGVRKPGSRTVTSAVRGQMRDVATRAEAMSLVAGR
- the ftsH gene encoding ATP-dependent zinc metalloprotease FtsH → MNLKRLVRGPLLWVALAVVLTVVAFSMLRVPAVQQVDTSTGLELLEDGKVEQVLITEGTQRVDLTLSEAYKPDEDTDLGTQVYFFYVTPQGEQVVDAVTAADPAEGFTSKVPQPSWWGSLLGILLPFVIILGLFWFLMSNMQGGGSRVMSFGKSRAKLVSKESPKVTFADVAGVDEALEELQEIKEFLSEPAKFQAVGAKIPKGVLLYGPPGTGKTLLARAVAGEAGVPFYSISGSDFVEMFVGVGASRVRDLFQQAKENSPAIIFVDEIDAVGRHRGAGLGGGHDEREQTLNQMLVEMDGFDVKTNVILIAATNRPDILDPALLRPGRFDRQVAVEPPDLKGRERILQVHAQGKPMAPDVDLTAVARRTPGFTGADLANVLNEAALLTARKNAQIIDDHALDEAIDRVIAGPQKRTRVMNVKELKITAYHEGGHALVAAALRYTDPVTKVTILPRGRALGYTMVMPVEDKYSTTRNELLDQLAYAMGGRVAEELVFHDPTTGASNDIEKATATARKMVTQFGMSARLGAIKLGQESSEVFLGRDVGHQRDYSEDVAAAIDVEVRALIERAHDEAREILVEYRDVLDHLVLELLEKETLNAEQLAQVFAPITKRPPRDVWLSGEDRAVSDRGPVMTPAEKAAQNGHPVVPQDEAAAASGERPATAVVEVPPGQTPDTGGQH
- the hpt gene encoding hypoxanthine phosphoribosyltransferase yields the protein MDASDMGDDLERVLLSEEQLHARLDEIAAQIDADYAGREVLLVGVLKGAVMVMADLARRLSVPLAMDWMAVSSYGSGTKSSGVVRILKDLDTDLTGKNVLIVEDIIDSGLTLSWLLSNLRSRGPESVEIATMLRKPEAAKVEVPVRYVGFDIPNEFVVGYGLDYAERYRNLPFVGTLAPHVYGD
- the tilS gene encoding tRNA lysidine(34) synthetase TilS, coding for MSGPAPAVAAVRTAVRRALADVPGGATVLVACSGGADSLALAAGLAHEARRRARTGSALVAGAVVVDHGLQEGSAAVAETAAHACRALGLDPVRVVRADVGAAGGPEAAAREARYGALHEVAREERAAAVLLGHTLDDQAEGVLLALARGSGERALAGMRPVRGVLRRPLLALRRADTEAACAAQGLVPWQDPTNGRGAGTGPDAGALPLRSRVRRDVLPLLEEVLGPGVAPALARTADALAESADALDALAADLLADALRPGDGDVLALDVDALAAAPAALRRRALHTAATRAGVPAGALARTHVLAVEALVVDWRGQGDAHLPGGRVARRACGRLYLGRPDATSGAAARARRRDDDEHDGRE
- a CDS encoding zinc-dependent metalloprotease, with translation MDPATAGPVDWHAAARVAGRLAAPGPTAGRDELAALVAELRTSAGVAARHVVDATGMAPADGRPADVLARVHVVDRPRWAQANAEMFAVMAAPLARRSDGTPVEVPDAARLAAAAQAGGVLALLAGKVLGQFDPFTAGEGEVGRLLLVAPNVLQVERALGVDPHDFRLWVSLHEQTHALQFAAAPWLAAHLRARSAELLSDLADLAPRPDRPRDRAARTAGPRLEDLLGALVRAVTGPEGSGGVLQVLTPRQRTVFDEVSAVMALLEGHADVMMDEVGPRVVPSVRSIRRAFERRRDQAARAGGVERVLRRLLGLDLKLAQYRDGAAFVRAVRRTVGPDGFNAVWSGAAALPTAAEVGDPAAWVRRVHG
- the dacB gene encoding D-alanyl-D-alanine carboxypeptidase/D-alanyl-D-alanine-endopeptidase, producing the protein MTTAARVAGTAALVLVLGAGAYATADAHDVVPGLVTLAPPVPDPSPFPTAPGATEPTAVARALADLDPQVPPPSSAGVQALVDALVADPRLGPSVGVVVADQLTGDVLAAHQPDAGRVPASTAKLLTGVAALSQLDPDARLATRVLALDGDRIALVAGGDVMLAAGEGDPDAVLGHAGMADLARATAGALALRGTTTVELVVDDTLFSGPTEHPVWDPDYVDMGFTAPVTPLAVDLAKLRPGDYPPRAADPSVAAAEVFAQRLAEAGVTVQGRPTRASSPAEGPELARVESAPIADVTHYFLDTSDNTVTEVVARLVAVDAGLPGSFEGGTQAVLRAVGALGVDVTGARLVDASGLATTSSLSPSLLVDLVRLTADPAHPTLRDVGTGMPVAGLTGTLHDRFTSSPARGLVRAKTGSLPAVTSLAGTVLDAQRRQLAFVVMADQTPPGGQWAPRQAVDGFVTALAACGCR
- a CDS encoding inorganic diphosphatase — its product is MEFDVTIEIPKGQRNKYEVDHATGRIRLDRMLFTSTRYPDDYGFIEGTLGEDGDPLDALVLLEEPTFPGCLIRCRALGMFRMRDEAGGDDKVLCVPTGDQRAAWRQDIDDVSDFHRLEIQHFFEVYKDLEPGKSVEGAHWVGRAEAEAEIERSRQRAIDAGYDTGH
- a CDS encoding C40 family peptidase, which produces MGLPYVWGGTGPNGYDCSGLTSGAWRSAGVNLNRTSREQYKQVLKISYDQMRPGDLVFWGSNPNNPDSITHVAVYAGNGQIVEASRPGVPLRQVAMRWSGTMPFAGRP
- a CDS encoding glycoside hydrolase, with protein sequence MHDDTTPAAAPTDGPADTRPRAAAAPRADLAAPRATARPGAWTRHRRVLAVAPVGLLTLGLVASPATLADAAPSDRDVRDARAAVGQAQRSVAQMEVRLAELAASADAAEVAVQGAGEDYAQALADADAARARAQEAAARSEAAGAEAEEARQRLVAVARQLARSGGSVEALEAVLSADGFQDVARRSTALNRATGKADEAVQAFKAALLVAETMQKRSTQAAAEAEDAAAAAEDALAAAQDAQAAADASLSAGQAEREGLIAALAAARQTSAEVERARQDALDAERRARAEAAAQAERLRPAAAPSGGSAAPAAPAPANPAPANPAPAPANPSPVNPAPANPAPAPAPAPAPAPAPAPAPAPAPAPAPPPLRHPPRAPPTGSVRAPRAAPPPPAPPPSRGRRARSACRTSGAARARTGTTARA